A genomic segment from Janthinobacterium sp. 64 encodes:
- a CDS encoding efflux RND transporter periplasmic adaptor subunit, translating to MMKVTPITLITAVLGAAFTISGCKQTASPAAAAKPPGVPVAEVIVRQATPYVEFNGSLTAVKRVELRPQVAGYLQDVSVPEGRFVEKGSKLFVIDPRVFQAAVHAATARLREAEAASMLAQAEHARAEQLFATKIVARDRLDVATAALHAGKAQVDAAKAALDAAQLELGFTRVTAPISGRVGQVLVTEGNYVASGVTPLTTIVSVDPLHVYFDVDERTYLRSLAAGRASATARGAQAAKVMVALATDKTYIRPGRVDFLANAADRGTGTVRVRAVVDNPDGKLTPGLFAKVRLETGAQQARVLVSDQSIGTDQGRRYVLVVGKGDKTEFRPVELGPMVDGLRVIEQGLQPGERIVVKGLVRPGMQVTPQPAGIDGTPIAVPKTSGAA from the coding sequence ATGATGAAAGTCACACCAATAACCCTGATCACTGCGGTGCTAGGCGCAGCATTCACCATCAGCGGATGCAAGCAGACGGCCTCGCCTGCCGCTGCGGCCAAGCCGCCCGGAGTTCCCGTTGCCGAAGTGATCGTTCGCCAGGCAACACCGTACGTCGAGTTCAACGGCTCGCTGACCGCCGTCAAGCGGGTTGAACTGCGCCCGCAGGTGGCCGGCTACCTGCAGGACGTGAGCGTGCCGGAAGGCCGCTTTGTCGAGAAGGGCAGCAAGCTCTTTGTGATCGATCCACGCGTGTTCCAGGCGGCGGTGCATGCCGCCACGGCGCGCCTGCGCGAGGCTGAGGCGGCGTCGATGCTGGCGCAGGCCGAGCATGCACGGGCCGAACAGCTGTTTGCCACGAAGATCGTCGCGCGCGACCGTCTCGACGTGGCGACGGCGGCGCTGCATGCGGGCAAGGCACAGGTCGACGCCGCCAAGGCTGCGCTCGACGCTGCGCAGCTGGAGCTCGGTTTCACGCGCGTGACGGCGCCGATCAGCGGACGAGTCGGCCAAGTCCTCGTCACCGAGGGCAACTACGTCGCCAGCGGGGTGACGCCCCTGACGACCATCGTTTCCGTCGATCCCCTGCACGTGTATTTCGATGTCGATGAGCGCACCTATTTGCGCTCGCTCGCCGCCGGCCGGGCCAGCGCCACTGCGCGTGGGGCGCAGGCGGCCAAGGTCATGGTGGCATTGGCCACGGACAAGACGTATATACGTCCCGGCCGTGTCGATTTCCTGGCCAACGCCGCGGATCGCGGCACGGGCACGGTGCGCGTCCGCGCCGTGGTCGACAACCCCGATGGCAAACTGACGCCCGGCCTGTTTGCCAAGGTCAGGCTGGAGACGGGGGCGCAGCAAGCGAGGGTGCTGGTGTCCGATCAATCGATAGGCACGGACCAGGGGCGCCGCTATGTGCTGGTGGTCGGCAAAGGCGACAAGACGGAGTTTCGCCCCGTCGAGCTTGGCCCGATGGTCGATGGTTTGCGCGTGATCGAGCAGGGTCTGCAGCCGGGCGAGCGCATCGTCGTCAAGGGCCTCGTGCGCCCTGGCATGCAGGTGACGCCGCAGCCGGCCGGCATCGACGGCACGCCCATCGCCGTGCCGAAAACCTCGGGAGCCGCGTAA
- a CDS encoding PEP-CTERM sorting domain-containing protein, translated as MNTIKHALLGLCLSVSACLAPLAQAASWVEITDPAVNGFSVGGKNVTYGSVAADTVWVFDGANPSSPQSAADIQSLVSGTFGLPSSGTGSLVIAAQGKLASSKSGSFTVSSSFDYLAIHYGRGELLFHWDSPVAANTSFTIANLPRGLSNFYAFSSVSAVPEPATYGMLLLGLGLVGFAARRRRV; from the coding sequence ATGAACACGATTAAACATGCTTTGCTGGGCCTGTGCCTGAGCGTTTCGGCTTGCCTGGCGCCATTGGCGCAGGCGGCGAGCTGGGTGGAGATCACCGATCCTGCCGTGAATGGCTTCTCGGTGGGCGGCAAGAACGTCACCTATGGTTCCGTGGCCGCCGATACGGTCTGGGTCTTTGACGGCGCCAATCCGTCCAGCCCGCAAAGCGCGGCCGACATCCAGAGCCTGGTTAGCGGCACGTTTGGCCTGCCGTCCAGCGGCACCGGTTCCCTGGTCATTGCCGCCCAGGGCAAGCTGGCCAGCAGCAAGTCCGGTTCGTTTACCGTCAGCTCCAGTTTCGACTATCTGGCCATCCATTATGGCCGTGGCGAATTGCTGTTTCACTGGGATAGCCCGGTTGCCGCCAATACGTCCTTCACTATCGCCAATTTGCCGCGCGGCCTGAGCAACTTCTACGCCTTCAGCTCGGTATCGGCCGTGCCTGAGCCGGCGACCTACGGCATGCTGCTGCTGGGCCTGGGTCTGGTCGGTTTTGCGGCGCGCCGCCGCCGCGTCTGA
- a CDS encoding MmcQ/YjbR family DNA-binding protein, protein MTSDELKDFCAALPGAQAVLYGPPSNILVCEVSGKKFAYFKTSAPEQWRFSLRVSAERFIELTDMPGVKPARYMGRFHWVTIVDVARFPADYLAELVRDSYARAVASLTRAQRTAIA, encoded by the coding sequence ATGACAAGCGATGAACTGAAAGACTTTTGCGCGGCCCTGCCCGGCGCGCAAGCCGTGCTGTACGGCCCACCGTCGAACATCCTCGTGTGTGAAGTGAGCGGCAAGAAGTTTGCCTATTTCAAGACCAGCGCACCGGAGCAGTGGCGCTTCAGCCTGAGAGTCAGCGCGGAGCGCTTTATCGAGCTGACGGACATGCCGGGCGTGAAACCGGCCCGCTATATGGGCCGCTTTCACTGGGTCACCATCGTCGACGTGGCGCGCTTCCCGGCCGATTACCTGGCGGAACTAGTGCGCGATAGCTACGCGCGCGCCGTGGCCAGCCTGACGCGCGCGCAAAGGACGGCCATCGCCTAG
- a CDS encoding efflux RND transporter permease subunit, translating into MSFPRFFIDRPIFAIVLSVLMVLAGIVAFFQMPLSEYPAVTPPTVQVSAAYPGANPKVIAETVAAPLEQAITGVEGMQYMSSQSATDGRMTLTVTFAQGTNADMAQIQVQNRVARALPRLPEEVQRQGVVTQKTSPDILMVVHLLSPDKRYDPLYISNYAYLQVRDELSRIPGISDVLVWGAGEYSMRLWLDPNLIAARGLTAGEVIAAVREQNVQVAAGSVGQSPDSSAAFQVTVNTLGRLTDEEQFGDIIIRTGAEGQVTRLRDVARIEMGADAYALRSLLDGEPAVALQIIQSPGANALDVAQAVRDTMQRLEENFPAGLSSRIAYDPTVFVRASLESVATTLLEAIILVVIVVVLFLRNWRASLIPLMAVPVSLIGTFAVMHLMGFSLNTLSLFGLVLSIGIVVDDAIVVVENVERHIENGEEPRQAARRAMDEVTGPIIAITSVLAAVFIPTAFLSGLQGEFYRQFALTIAISTILSAVNSLTLSPALAGILLKPGKVKAGTGAVHDARSLRGRAERLLQMLVRPFQRAPDAYGNTVRKVVRISGVALLVYGGLLALTFFGFKAVPPGFVPMQDKYYLVAIAQLPNSSSLDRTDAVARQMSKIALAEPGVESVVAFPGLSINGFVNVPNAAVMFVMLDPFKARTTPDLTANAIAARLQAKFAGIPDGFLGVFPPPPVPGLGATGGFKMLVEDRGSAGLDALVQQTHILMTKASESGQVAGLMTSLDVNAPQLEVAIDRTQVKSQGVRLADVFESLQIYLGSLYVNDFNRFGRTYKVTAQADAEHRMQAEAIGRLQVRNAAGDMLPLSSFVTVTPSSGPDRVVHYNGYPSADISGGAMPGVSSGQAVAVMERIAKEVLPEGMSFEWTDLTYQQKLAGDSALFIFPLCVLLAYLILAAQYNSWLLPLAVLLIVPMCLLSAIIGVWLAGGDNNIFVQIGLIVLVGLAAKNAILIVEFARSQEMEGSSTLDAVIEACRLRLRPILMTSLAFIAGVVPLVFASGAGSEMRQAMGIAVFAGMLGVTLFGLFLTPVFYVLMRALAARFERHTPTTQTSMNRSTT; encoded by the coding sequence ATGTCTTTCCCACGTTTCTTCATCGACCGCCCGATCTTTGCCATCGTCCTTTCGGTCCTGATGGTGCTCGCCGGCATTGTCGCTTTCTTCCAGATGCCGCTCAGCGAATATCCTGCCGTGACGCCGCCGACCGTGCAGGTCAGCGCCGCCTATCCTGGCGCCAATCCCAAGGTGATCGCCGAAACGGTGGCGGCGCCGCTCGAGCAGGCCATCACCGGGGTCGAGGGCATGCAGTACATGTCGTCGCAATCGGCAACCGATGGCCGCATGACCCTGACCGTCACTTTCGCGCAGGGAACGAATGCCGACATGGCGCAGATCCAGGTGCAGAACCGGGTCGCGCGCGCACTGCCGCGTTTGCCTGAAGAAGTGCAGCGCCAGGGCGTCGTCACGCAGAAAACCTCGCCGGACATCCTGATGGTGGTGCACCTGCTGTCGCCCGACAAGCGCTACGATCCCCTGTACATCTCGAACTACGCCTACCTGCAGGTGCGCGACGAGCTGTCCCGCATCCCCGGCATCAGCGACGTCCTCGTCTGGGGCGCGGGCGAATACAGCATGCGGCTGTGGCTCGATCCGAACCTGATCGCCGCACGCGGCCTGACGGCCGGCGAGGTGATTGCCGCCGTGCGCGAACAGAACGTGCAGGTGGCAGCCGGTTCCGTCGGCCAGTCGCCCGATTCCAGCGCTGCCTTCCAGGTGACGGTCAACACGCTCGGACGCCTGACCGACGAGGAACAGTTCGGCGACATCATCATTCGCACGGGCGCCGAAGGCCAGGTCACGCGCTTGCGCGACGTGGCCCGTATCGAGATGGGCGCCGACGCCTATGCGTTGCGCAGCCTGCTCGACGGCGAGCCGGCCGTCGCCTTGCAAATCATTCAAAGCCCCGGCGCCAATGCGCTCGACGTTGCGCAGGCGGTACGCGACACCATGCAGCGGCTGGAGGAAAATTTCCCGGCGGGACTGAGCTCGCGCATCGCCTATGACCCGACGGTGTTTGTGCGTGCCTCGCTGGAATCGGTGGCAACGACCTTGCTCGAGGCGATCATTCTCGTCGTCATCGTGGTGGTGCTGTTCCTGCGCAACTGGCGCGCCTCGCTGATCCCCCTGATGGCGGTGCCGGTGTCGCTGATCGGCACCTTCGCCGTCATGCACCTGATGGGTTTTTCGCTCAATACCCTGTCCTTGTTTGGCCTGGTGCTGTCGATCGGCATCGTTGTCGATGACGCCATCGTGGTGGTCGAGAACGTCGAGCGCCACATCGAAAATGGCGAGGAACCCAGGCAAGCGGCAAGGCGCGCCATGGATGAGGTCACTGGCCCCATCATCGCGATTACCTCGGTGCTCGCCGCCGTGTTCATTCCGACCGCCTTCCTGAGCGGCTTGCAGGGCGAGTTCTACCGCCAGTTCGCGCTGACGATCGCCATCTCGACCATTCTGTCGGCCGTCAATTCGCTCACGCTCAGCCCGGCGCTTGCCGGCATTCTGCTCAAGCCAGGCAAGGTCAAGGCCGGGACCGGGGCCGTGCATGATGCGCGCAGCCTGCGTGGCCGCGCCGAGCGCCTGTTGCAGATGCTGGTCCGGCCGTTCCAGCGCGCGCCGGATGCCTATGGCAACACGGTGCGCAAAGTCGTCAGGATCAGCGGCGTGGCCTTGCTCGTGTATGGCGGCCTGCTCGCGCTGACCTTCTTTGGCTTCAAGGCCGTGCCGCCGGGCTTCGTGCCGATGCAGGACAAATACTATCTGGTGGCGATTGCTCAGTTGCCCAACTCGTCATCGCTGGACCGTACCGACGCGGTCGCCAGGCAGATGTCGAAGATTGCGCTGGCCGAGCCTGGCGTTGAAAGCGTCGTCGCCTTCCCTGGCTTGTCGATCAACGGCTTCGTCAACGTGCCGAACGCCGCCGTCATGTTCGTCATGCTCGACCCGTTCAAGGCCCGCACGACGCCCGATCTCACGGCGAACGCGATCGCCGCGCGCCTGCAGGCGAAATTCGCCGGCATTCCCGACGGTTTCCTGGGCGTGTTCCCGCCGCCGCCAGTGCCCGGCCTTGGCGCGACGGGCGGCTTCAAGATGCTGGTCGAGGACCGCGGCAGCGCCGGGCTCGATGCGCTGGTGCAGCAGACGCATATCCTGATGACCAAGGCAAGCGAGTCGGGACAGGTGGCCGGACTCATGACCAGCCTGGACGTCAATGCCCCGCAGCTCGAGGTCGCCATCGACCGTACTCAGGTCAAGAGCCAGGGCGTGCGCCTGGCCGACGTGTTCGAGTCGCTGCAGATCTATCTTGGTTCCCTCTACGTCAATGACTTCAACCGCTTTGGCCGGACCTACAAGGTGACGGCCCAGGCCGATGCCGAGCATCGCATGCAGGCCGAGGCCATCGGCCGCTTGCAGGTACGCAATGCGGCCGGCGACATGCTGCCCTTGTCGTCGTTTGTCACCGTCACGCCCAGTTCCGGTCCGGACCGCGTGGTTCACTACAATGGCTATCCCTCGGCCGACATTTCGGGCGGCGCGATGCCAGGCGTCAGTTCGGGGCAGGCCGTGGCGGTCATGGAACGCATTGCCAAAGAGGTGCTGCCTGAAGGCATGAGCTTTGAATGGACCGACCTTACCTACCAGCAAAAGCTGGCCGGTGATTCGGCGCTGTTCATCTTCCCGCTGTGCGTGCTGCTCGCCTATCTGATCCTCGCTGCGCAGTACAACAGCTGGTTGCTGCCGCTGGCCGTCCTGCTGATCGTGCCGATGTGCTTGCTGAGCGCGATCATCGGCGTGTGGCTGGCGGGCGGCGACAACAATATCTTCGTGCAGATCGGACTGATCGTGCTCGTCGGATTGGCGGCCAAGAACGCCATCCTCATTGTCGAGTTCGCACGTAGCCAGGAAATGGAAGGATCGAGCACGCTCGATGCCGTCATCGAAGCTTGCCGGTTGCGGCTGCGGCCCATCCTGATGACTTCGCTTGCCTTCATCGCCGGCGTCGTGCCGCTGGTGTTCGCCAGTGGTGCCGGCTCCGAGATGCGCCAGGCCATGGGCATCGCCGTGTTCGCCGGCATGCTGGGCGTGACATTGTTCGGATTGTTCCTCACGCCCGTGTTTTATGTGCTGATGCGCGCCTTGGCGGCCCGCTTCGAGCGCCACACGCCAACGACCCAGACAAGCATGAACAGGAGCACGACATGA
- a CDS encoding MFS transporter, protein MQQSIPDPKRWAALALLCAAQFIVILDTSIIGVALPAMQRDLGFSASGLSWIFNAYVIAFGGLLLLGGRLGDLLGARRMFASGFAILACASLLAGLAHSQEMLLAGRALQGVGAALIAPSALTIVMRLFGHDGAELGKAFGFWGAAAAAGGSAGVFLGGVITEWMTWPWTFLINVPLGLLVLALIPVVLRKSACSTGAVDWFGAISVTGALVSLVSAIVTIESSGFGSVPILPMSVGLFVVFLISQFVRREPLLPMGIFKTRNLAAGNLVMALLGAAWIPLWFFLNLYLQQILGFSALASGLALLPMTMTIMIVMVGFSGKLIGRFGVKLNLVLGLFLMAGALLMLANLPLNGSYVTHVLPSSILAALGMALAYIPTTMTGMAGAKPEETGLASGLINTTYQIGSAIGLAMMVALSTSGIGHGIGHGTSQTADGMLAGFQAAFLGAGVAAGLAALAALVFVGSTRQRRDVPVG, encoded by the coding sequence ATGCAACAATCTATACCTGATCCGAAGAGATGGGCCGCTTTGGCCCTGCTTTGCGCCGCCCAGTTCATCGTGATCCTTGATACGTCCATCATCGGTGTGGCACTTCCCGCCATGCAGAGGGACCTCGGTTTCAGCGCCAGCGGCTTGAGCTGGATATTCAATGCCTATGTCATCGCCTTTGGCGGCTTGCTGCTGCTGGGAGGACGGTTGGGTGACTTGCTGGGCGCCCGCCGCATGTTTGCGAGCGGATTTGCCATACTTGCCTGCGCTTCGCTGTTGGCCGGGCTGGCACACAGCCAGGAAATGCTGCTGGCCGGTCGCGCACTGCAGGGAGTTGGTGCCGCATTGATCGCACCGTCGGCACTGACGATCGTCATGCGCCTTTTCGGACATGATGGAGCCGAACTTGGCAAGGCATTCGGCTTCTGGGGCGCCGCCGCTGCCGCCGGTGGCTCGGCTGGCGTGTTTCTCGGCGGCGTCATCACCGAATGGATGACTTGGCCCTGGACCTTCCTGATTAACGTGCCGCTCGGCCTGCTTGTGCTGGCGTTGATTCCGGTCGTGCTTCGCAAGTCTGCGTGCAGCACCGGTGCCGTTGATTGGTTTGGCGCGATCAGTGTGACGGGTGCGCTGGTCAGCCTTGTGTCTGCCATCGTCACCATCGAATCCTCCGGCTTTGGTTCTGTGCCGATTTTGCCAATGTCGGTCGGTTTGTTCGTCGTCTTCTTGATCAGCCAGTTCGTGCGACGCGAACCGCTGCTTCCTATGGGCATCTTCAAAACGCGGAACCTGGCGGCCGGCAATCTTGTGATGGCACTGCTTGGGGCCGCCTGGATCCCGCTGTGGTTTTTCCTGAACCTTTATCTCCAGCAAATCCTTGGTTTCTCGGCGCTCGCCAGCGGCTTGGCACTGCTGCCGATGACCATGACGATCATGATCGTGATGGTGGGCTTTTCGGGTAAGCTGATCGGACGCTTTGGCGTCAAGCTCAACCTTGTGCTCGGCTTGTTCCTGATGGCTGGCGCGCTGCTGATGTTGGCGAACCTGCCGCTGAACGGTTCATACGTGACGCATGTTCTCCCGAGTTCCATACTCGCCGCCCTGGGTATGGCCCTGGCGTATATTCCGACGACGATGACAGGCATGGCTGGCGCCAAGCCTGAGGAAACAGGCCTGGCTTCGGGCCTGATCAATACGACCTACCAAATCGGCTCCGCCATCGGTCTCGCCATGATGGTTGCGCTCTCGACCTCCGGCATTGGTCACGGCATTGGCCACGGTACCAGCCAAACTGCCGACGGCATGCTGGCGGGTTTTCAGGCTGCATTCCTGGGGGCTGGCGTCGCCGCCGGCTTGGCCGCGCTCGCCGCACTGGTGTTCGTTGGATCGACTCGTCAGCGACGAGATGTGCCGGTGGGCTGA
- a CDS encoding efflux transporter outer membrane subunit: MNSPYQTILVSLSGLTLLAGCAVGPDYAPPLPPPLPSSQFFGSAGQMSAALVPGTVEVEWWRSFDDPALVTLIQRALAANHDVGIAAARLAQAKALLREDRQGFLPQGGAALGYEKRRLSKSEMLPGQPRRSETYRASVDASWEIDLFGRVRRSVEAGQAQAGSREALLRGVQAGTAAAVAATWFELGGIEAELAVVASISQSQRDSLALVERMVSAGSASELDRLRAEALLRSVEVAAPELERRRAACVNALAILLGEVPQTFSFPAATPASDALTVRAIAVGDPAGLLARRADIAAAERNLAAATARIGVETAGLYPEVQVLGSIGLVGGSLDAMGDAGMQSGLLGPVIRWNLLDTGRVRARIAASEARAREALLVYDQTVLRALQETDDAFKAHGTAGSALGLRLLESAANREAARLARLQFSAGAGLYLDVLEAERADFASRRALAVARTNQRLAVVGIYKALGGGWEICAQTNDDCGGARTLPRSRFAKQLTDRP; this comes from the coding sequence ATGAATAGCCCGTATCAAACAATTCTAGTCTCATTGAGTGGGCTCACGTTGCTGGCCGGTTGCGCGGTCGGCCCCGATTATGCGCCGCCGTTGCCGCCGCCGCTGCCATCGTCGCAGTTCTTCGGCAGCGCAGGCCAGATGTCCGCCGCGCTCGTCCCGGGAACGGTCGAGGTGGAGTGGTGGCGCAGCTTCGACGATCCGGCGCTGGTCACCCTGATCCAGCGGGCGCTGGCGGCAAACCATGACGTCGGCATCGCTGCCGCCCGGCTCGCGCAGGCAAAGGCCCTGCTGCGCGAAGACCGGCAAGGCTTCCTGCCGCAAGGTGGCGCCGCGCTCGGGTACGAGAAGCGTCGCCTGAGCAAGAGCGAGATGCTGCCCGGCCAGCCGCGCCGGAGCGAAACCTATCGCGCCAGCGTCGATGCGTCCTGGGAAATCGACCTGTTCGGCCGCGTGCGGCGCTCCGTGGAGGCGGGCCAGGCGCAGGCGGGCTCGCGCGAAGCCTTGCTACGCGGCGTGCAGGCGGGCACGGCCGCTGCGGTGGCGGCCACCTGGTTCGAACTGGGCGGCATCGAGGCTGAACTCGCTGTCGTCGCCAGCATTTCCCAAAGCCAGCGCGACAGCCTGGCGCTGGTCGAGCGCATGGTGAGCGCAGGCTCTGCCAGCGAACTCGACCGCCTCCGTGCCGAGGCCTTGCTGCGCTCGGTGGAGGTGGCCGCGCCCGAACTGGAGCGCCGCCGCGCGGCCTGCGTCAATGCGCTGGCCATCCTGCTTGGCGAAGTGCCGCAGACGTTCAGCTTTCCCGCCGCCACGCCGGCAAGTGACGCGCTGACGGTGCGGGCGATTGCCGTGGGCGACCCTGCCGGGCTGCTCGCGCGGCGCGCCGATATTGCGGCGGCCGAGCGCAATCTGGCTGCCGCGACGGCCCGCATCGGGGTGGAGACGGCTGGCCTGTATCCCGAGGTCCAGGTACTCGGTTCCATCGGACTCGTCGGGGGCAGCCTCGATGCCATGGGCGACGCCGGCATGCAGTCGGGCTTGCTCGGTCCCGTCATCCGCTGGAATCTGCTCGACACGGGGCGCGTGCGCGCCCGCATCGCCGCCAGCGAGGCACGCGCCCGGGAAGCCCTGCTCGTCTACGACCAGACCGTCTTGCGCGCACTGCAGGAAACGGACGATGCCTTCAAAGCCCATGGCACGGCAGGCAGCGCGCTTGGGCTGCGGCTGCTGGAGTCGGCGGCGAACCGCGAGGCGGCGCGTCTTGCCAGACTGCAGTTTTCGGCAGGCGCAGGCCTGTACCTGGATGTGCTCGAAGCGGAACGGGCCGACTTTGCCAGCCGTCGCGCGCTGGCGGTGGCCCGCACCAACCAGCGCCTTGCCGTTGTCGGCATCTACAAGGCGCTGGGCGGCGGCTGGGAGATCTGTGCGCAGACAAATGACGACTGCGGCGGCGCCAGGACCCTTCCTCGATCGCGCTTCGCGAAACAACTCACCGACCGGCCTTGA
- a CDS encoding TonB-dependent receptor plug domain-containing protein: MSSSTARSQLPALPVKTVLAASLIACFSLPMHVQAQQELPAEGELQSVVVTGTFAKNRRTIDSESPIDILTSRDLQSTGSGELATVLSRLLPSLNFARATGADASDAVRPAQLRGLSPDQTLVLVNGKRRYTSAVVNVNGSLGRGSAPVDLNAIPLAAIDHVEVLRDGAAAQYGSDAIAGVINIILKKGAAGGDIEVGYGQTQERDGKQKSIKGSAGFALGDDGWVRISAEVAERDPTNRAGADLRNPLEPRYGKVNQRYGDAESKPATIFLNSEYHINDNVDWYAFGNYGKRDTSAAATWRTALLQDNVTKLYSQRTPIFPEGFLPLQNSTLTDQSIVTGLRGEAAGWRWDASLNYGSNKFEMNVDNTVNQSLGAASPTHFHAGSLKNEQTVLNLDAAREFPVSYFTGPLTVAVGAEARHEKYTIGAGEPASYFGSGSQSFSGYRPANAGSHSRHNESVYVNLEAEATKNLSGGVALRHERYSDFGSTTSAKASARYAFTDALSLRGTVSSGFRAPSLAQQYYTITTTSFIVKDGINTPLETATYAVNTPEARALGAQELKPEKARNYSLGLQFQPSRNFTASIDAYRIDIDNRVLFSGNLQLNSTLQKLVSAPGAPVTAARYFTNGVDTRTEGVDIVSTYRIDLQDKDRLDFTVAYNHNKSSVERVADNPAILTANNLKLIDRQTIQRATVASPKDKFSLAADYGFGIWNVHGLVTRYGSFTVPQNDAKLDQTYDPQWVLDVSGSVKLGKNWRLVAGIDNVTNRYPAQVTSAGNLNVNGTQPYSIFAPNGFNGRYYYAKAGYSW; the protein is encoded by the coding sequence ATGAGTTCAAGCACCGCCCGCTCCCAGCTTCCCGCCCTCCCCGTGAAAACCGTCCTCGCCGCCAGCCTGATCGCCTGCTTCAGCCTGCCGATGCATGTGCAAGCGCAGCAAGAGCTGCCGGCCGAAGGGGAATTGCAATCGGTGGTGGTCACCGGCACCTTCGCCAAGAACCGCCGCACCATCGATTCCGAATCGCCGATCGACATTCTCACCTCGCGCGACCTGCAAAGCACGGGTTCGGGCGAACTGGCTACCGTACTGAGCCGCCTGCTGCCATCGCTGAACTTTGCCCGCGCCACGGGCGCCGACGCCAGCGACGCCGTGCGTCCGGCCCAGCTGCGCGGCCTGTCGCCCGACCAGACCCTGGTGCTGGTGAACGGCAAGCGCCGCTACACCTCGGCCGTGGTCAACGTCAACGGCTCGCTGGGCCGCGGCTCGGCGCCCGTCGACCTGAACGCCATTCCCCTGGCCGCCATCGACCATGTGGAAGTGCTGCGCGATGGCGCGGCGGCCCAGTACGGCTCCGACGCGATCGCCGGCGTGATCAACATCATCCTGAAAAAAGGCGCGGCAGGCGGCGATATCGAAGTGGGCTATGGCCAGACGCAGGAACGCGACGGCAAGCAAAAGAGCATCAAGGGTTCGGCCGGCTTCGCCCTGGGCGACGACGGCTGGGTGCGTATCTCGGCGGAAGTGGCCGAACGCGACCCGACCAACCGCGCCGGCGCCGATTTGCGCAATCCACTGGAACCGCGCTACGGCAAGGTCAACCAGCGCTACGGCGACGCGGAAAGCAAACCGGCGACGATTTTCCTCAATAGCGAATACCATATCAATGACAATGTGGACTGGTATGCCTTCGGCAACTATGGCAAGCGCGATACCTCGGCCGCCGCCACCTGGCGCACGGCACTGCTCCAGGATAACGTCACCAAGCTGTACTCGCAGCGCACGCCGATCTTCCCGGAAGGCTTTTTGCCATTGCAAAACAGCACCCTGACCGACCAGTCCATCGTCACGGGCTTGCGCGGCGAAGCGGCCGGCTGGCGCTGGGATGCCAGCCTGAACTACGGCAGCAACAAATTTGAAATGAACGTCGACAATACGGTCAACCAGTCGCTGGGCGCAGCCAGCCCCACGCATTTCCATGCCGGCTCGCTGAAAAATGAGCAGACCGTCTTGAACCTCGACGCGGCGCGCGAATTCCCCGTGTCTTACTTTACGGGTCCGCTGACGGTGGCCGTGGGTGCGGAAGCGCGCCATGAAAAATACACGATAGGCGCTGGCGAGCCGGCATCGTATTTCGGCAGCGGTTCGCAAAGCTTCTCCGGCTATCGTCCCGCCAATGCCGGCAGCCACTCGCGCCACAACGAATCGGTCTATGTGAATCTGGAAGCGGAAGCGACGAAAAACCTGTCCGGCGGCGTGGCCCTGCGCCATGAGCGCTACAGCGATTTTGGCAGCACCACGTCGGCCAAGGCTTCGGCCCGCTATGCTTTCACGGACGCCCTGTCCCTGCGCGGCACCGTGTCGAGCGGCTTCCGCGCGCCGTCGCTGGCGCAGCAGTACTACACCATCACCACCACCAGCTTCATCGTAAAAGATGGCATCAACACGCCGCTGGAAACAGCTACCTACGCCGTCAATACGCCAGAGGCACGCGCCCTGGGCGCGCAAGAACTGAAACCGGAAAAGGCCCGCAACTACAGCCTGGGGCTGCAATTCCAGCCTAGCCGCAACTTCACGGCATCGATCGACGCCTATCGCATCGACATCGATAACCGCGTGCTGTTCTCCGGCAATTTACAATTGAACTCCACACTGCAAAAACTCGTTTCCGCGCCTGGTGCTCCCGTCACAGCAGCACGCTACTTCACGAATGGCGTCGATACGCGCACCGAAGGCGTGGACATCGTCAGCACCTACCGCATCGACCTGCAGGACAAGGATCGTCTGGACTTCACCGTGGCTTACAACCACAACAAGAGTTCGGTGGAGCGCGTGGCGGACAACCCGGCCATCCTGACGGCCAATAACCTGAAACTGATCGACCGCCAGACCATACAGCGCGCCACGGTGGCATCGCCGAAAGACAAGTTCAGCCTGGCCGCCGACTACGGCTTCGGCATCTGGAACGTGCACGGCCTGGTGACGCGCTACGGCAGCTTCACCGTGCCGCAGAACGATGCCAAGCTGGACCAGACGTATGATCCGCAATGGGTGCTGGACGTGTCCGGTTCCGTGAAACTGGGCAAGAACTGGCGCCTGGTGGCCGGCATCGACAACGTCACCAACCGCTACCCGGCGCAAGTGACGAGCGCGGGCAACCTGAACGTCAACGGCACCCAGCCCTACAGCATCTTCGCGCCGAACGGCTTCAATGGCCGCTATTACTACGCCAAGGCGGGTTATAGCTGGTAA